Proteins encoded together in one Anaerotignum propionicum DSM 1682 window:
- a CDS encoding DUF3794 and LysM peptidoglycan-binding domain-containing protein, which yields MPMEWEREEIVLKQQGGKQASQILLEGDIIAPDSKPDVNEVLCCHGKVKMKDVRVGDDRINVSGDLDLTILYSSEKGDDAVYAMKSSLPIEDIIYMDGLEKDMQVKLTTTLEHLDCQVINDRKLGIKAVIGLTANAERVHKVNVVAPGDSGGMAFLEGKLRMEEVVAEKKEGFTVKEEITLPQTAPAVGEILSCDFYLTDQEVRPMDGKVMIRSNLIVNILYTDDQGTGTVHSWSEKIPFNGYLEADKITPKSVVDVNLTIDDASIKTCLDDDGEPRILDMNVSIMSEMSAWDATEKTVVTDAYAPGMETEVMRETVIYPVCICRAKNQFSLKEKITLDQSELPMLQAGKTWGTLHIQDVSPQEDMIQVEGVLNVEIMYLCQEDDHAVCMANKGIPFNQKIEMKGVMPSDEVSTKGRLEEMDFQILSDREGELYASIVLEADAKRQETAQLVTDIRLKNTDISQKPMAGAVIYTVQPGDSLWKIAKHFDTTIDRILMVNDIEDPDKIYPGQKLLIIKMMR from the coding sequence ATGCCGATGGAATGGGAAAGAGAAGAAATTGTATTGAAGCAGCAGGGTGGGAAACAAGCCTCCCAAATCTTGCTGGAAGGGGATATCATCGCGCCTGACAGCAAGCCTGACGTAAATGAAGTTTTGTGTTGCCATGGAAAAGTAAAAATGAAGGATGTAAGAGTGGGGGACGATCGCATCAACGTTTCGGGCGACTTGGATCTTACAATTCTATATTCTTCTGAAAAGGGTGACGATGCAGTATATGCGATGAAATCCAGTTTACCCATTGAGGATATCATCTACATGGATGGATTGGAAAAGGATATGCAGGTAAAACTAACTACAACATTGGAACATTTGGATTGCCAAGTAATCAATGATAGAAAGTTAGGAATAAAGGCAGTCATTGGATTGACAGCAAATGCAGAACGTGTACATAAAGTTAATGTTGTTGCACCTGGCGACAGCGGTGGAATGGCCTTTTTGGAAGGTAAGCTTCGCATGGAGGAAGTAGTTGCTGAGAAAAAAGAAGGATTCACGGTGAAAGAGGAAATTACATTACCTCAAACGGCACCGGCTGTTGGAGAGATTTTGAGTTGCGATTTTTATTTGACAGATCAAGAAGTTCGTCCAATGGATGGCAAGGTAATGATTCGCAGTAATCTTATTGTTAATATTTTATATACGGATGACCAGGGGACAGGAACTGTGCATTCATGGAGCGAAAAAATACCTTTTAACGGATATTTAGAAGCGGATAAGATTACGCCAAAAAGTGTGGTTGATGTAAATTTAACTATCGACGATGCCTCAATTAAAACCTGTCTTGATGACGATGGTGAGCCTAGAATTTTAGATATGAATGTATCTATTATGAGCGAGATGTCAGCATGGGATGCAACAGAGAAAACTGTGGTTACCGATGCCTATGCACCGGGTATGGAAACAGAAGTTATGCGGGAAACCGTGATTTATCCCGTTTGCATTTGCAGAGCAAAAAATCAATTTTCTTTAAAAGAGAAAATTACATTGGATCAAAGTGAGCTTCCTATGCTGCAGGCAGGGAAAACATGGGGAACACTACATATTCAGGACGTAAGCCCCCAAGAAGATATGATTCAAGTTGAGGGTGTTTTGAATGTGGAGATTATGTATTTATGCCAAGAGGATGATCATGCGGTTTGTATGGCAAATAAGGGAATTCCCTTTAACCAAAAAATTGAAATGAAGGGTGTTATGCCCTCTGATGAGGTAAGTACAAAAGGCAGACTTGAGGAGATGGATTTTCAGATTTTATCCGATCGAGAGGGTGAGTTATACGCATCTATTGTGCTTGAGGCAGATGCGAAAAGACAAGAAACCGCTCAGCTTGTTACGGATATTCGCCTAAAAAATACCGATATATCCCAAAAGCCTATGGCAGGCGCTGTAATTTATACTGTGCAGCCAGGAGATAGTTTATGGAAGATTGCAAAACACTTTGATACCACAATTGATCGTATTTTAATGGTTAACGACATTGAAGATCCTGATAAAATTTATCCAGGCCAGAAGTTATTGATTATCAAAATGATGCGATAA
- the lepB gene encoding signal peptidase I, with translation MNEVVKDWANVIVRAAIIIMILFFFLWPVKLEGSSMDPTLNDGDIICMSRFFVQMGWYEKGDIIVFQYNDSGKEKTVLKRIVATEGDHIRLLPDGSVEINGKILEEDYIDEPTKGIVDMTIPQGTVFVLGDNRDLSYDSRQMGVISCDDLTGKAVFRWFPISELSCF, from the coding sequence TTGAATGAAGTTGTAAAAGATTGGGCAAATGTAATTGTTAGGGCAGCAATTATCATAATGATATTATTTTTCTTTTTATGGCCAGTGAAACTAGAGGGAAGTTCTATGGATCCTACCTTAAATGATGGTGATATTATCTGTATGAGCCGCTTTTTCGTTCAGATGGGATGGTATGAAAAAGGTGATATTATCGTTTTTCAGTACAATGATAGCGGAAAGGAGAAAACAGTTTTAAAGAGGATTGTGGCTACTGAGGGGGATCATATTAGACTGCTTCCTGATGGCTCCGTTGAAATTAATGGTAAAATACTGGAAGAGGATTATATAGACGAACCTACCAAGGGTATTGTGGATATGACAATACCGCAAGGTACCGTGTTTGTTTTGGGTGATAATCGAGATTTAAGTTATGATAGCCGCCAAATGGGTGTGATTTCCTGTGATGATTTGACAGGAAAGGCTGTATTTCGCTGGTTTCCTATTTCGGAATTGAGCTGCTTTTAA
- a CDS encoding ACT domain-containing protein, with amino-acid sequence MDLGCFSFWSRTDHELSLVCPTALLPKDAEVREDGWCCFRIVGQMEFSMVGILAKISACLAEREGYSFGERM; translated from the coding sequence ATGGATTTAGGATGTTTTAGCTTTTGGTCCAGAACGGATCATGAGCTTTCTTTGGTTTGCCCCACGGCTCTATTACCAAAAGACGCTGAGGTACGTGAAGACGGATGGTGCTGTTTTCGTATTGTGGGTCAAATGGAATTTTCCATGGTAGGAATTTTGGCAAAAATATCAGCATGTTTAGCGGAAAGAGAAGGATATAGCTTTGGGGAAAGGATGTAG
- a CDS encoding DUF6472 family protein has translation MKSNCDTCLYFSYDEVYDEYYCQVNLDEDEMERFLRDENSECPYYRLENEYKTVQKQI, from the coding sequence ATGAAGTCAAATTGTGATACATGTCTATACTTTAGTTATGACGAAGTATATGATGAATATTATTGCCAAGTGAATTTAGATGAAGATGAAATGGAACGATTCTTGAGGGACGAAAATAGTGAATGTCCCTATTATCGTTTGGAAAATGAATATAAAACGGTTCAAAAGCAAATCTGA